A single genomic interval of Dyella sp. GSA-30 harbors:
- a CDS encoding carboxypeptidase regulatory-like domain-containing protein, producing MNLRLRTKVLPLAITALLASSPVLAQDTSSSVSGRVLDASGQPVVGANVQIVHAPSGTTKTTQTDASGRYSAQGLRVGGPFDIKVDKDGQQSEQDGVYLQLAADTAVNITLSGAHAEAAKELQGITVSANSLSQTFTPDNKGLATNVSRRELEATPTPGRSIQNIVRLDPRITITDRARGEISLAGQNSRYNNITVDSVSANDPFGLNANGLPTLGTPISQDAIEEYNISPANYDVGTRRGVGANINAVTKSGTNDFHGSVYYAFQNQNMIGKNEQDVKYQGFDRTWTGGATFGGPIIKDKLFFFGLVEKSTQIGAGSPFGPEDSNAGTKIKGLTTAQVDQIRQIARQVGITQDLGSIGGGNSNLTDKRYLGKIDWNIADNHRASFTYSQTKENKPIITGSTTKLVLSSGWYKTSVNNKSYALHFYDDWNDTFSSDTTVSYADFKQNRDPYNGVDMPDITVYPVNFSGPAVEFGTEFSTQANVLQVKTLNAAWAGTLFLGEHNVKFGVDFEKDKYYNLFLQGAFGSYTFEDLNNGATTGLQNFASGNYWRYTYNRPANGLSLGDVAARYSLNQWGVFLQDTWQVTNNLSLQYGVRVDIPLMDDKPLYNAKYASTFGGTNQTTINGNRVIQPRLSFNYNFDTEHMTQLRGGAGLFVTNQPGVWLGNIFSNSGVTQTQYTCGPTQAAPCNTVATMPPFSPDAHNQPDGRTNGGQMTVNTISPGWRIPTAWKVSLGIDKELPWWGLVATADWLHIDARDAVWFQNFNLGAPVRTLPDGRASYYRLPNDPNYKAPAGQPSQSPRANANTGFSGSNINLDNTGKGKSDSISLSLKKAFSNDWSGMVGFTWSRATEVNPGTSSVANSNYSNNYVYNSNENVASPSNYSIPRRVIASLNWQHAFFGDYVTSASLFYDGHSAAPYSWAFGNDANGDGYSNDLVYIPRPGEVEFRPGTSQATINQFYEYIQKNDYLRDHQGQVAQRNGDRAGWINQIDLSFSQEIPGLFKGNKGVIKLDVYNFTNLLNKKWGIEKRVNFPGGRFLADYYGIDPATGKYIYNIDCTGKPASCANYIQGGKYSPKEVPTYINNNDDLAQRWSVLLTVKYTF from the coding sequence ATGAATCTTCGTCTCCGCACGAAAGTGCTGCCGTTAGCTATTACCGCGCTTCTGGCCTCGTCGCCGGTGCTTGCGCAGGACACTTCCTCTTCCGTGAGTGGCCGCGTCCTCGACGCAAGCGGCCAGCCGGTCGTCGGCGCCAACGTCCAGATCGTGCACGCTCCGTCAGGCACGACCAAGACCACCCAGACCGATGCCAGCGGCCGTTACTCCGCGCAAGGTCTGCGCGTGGGCGGTCCGTTCGACATCAAGGTCGACAAGGATGGTCAGCAGAGCGAACAGGATGGCGTCTACCTGCAGCTGGCTGCCGACACCGCCGTCAACATCACGCTGAGCGGCGCGCACGCGGAAGCGGCGAAGGAATTGCAGGGCATCACCGTCTCGGCCAATTCGCTGTCGCAGACCTTCACGCCGGACAACAAGGGTCTGGCGACCAACGTCTCGCGTCGTGAGCTCGAAGCCACGCCGACCCCGGGTCGTTCGATCCAGAACATCGTGCGTCTCGATCCGCGCATCACCATTACCGATCGCGCGCGTGGCGAAATTTCGCTCGCCGGCCAGAACAGCCGCTACAACAACATCACCGTCGACTCGGTCAGCGCGAACGATCCGTTCGGCCTGAACGCCAACGGCCTGCCGACGCTCGGCACGCCGATCTCGCAGGACGCCATCGAGGAATACAACATCTCGCCGGCGAACTACGACGTGGGCACCCGTCGCGGCGTGGGCGCGAACATCAACGCGGTCACCAAGAGCGGTACCAACGATTTCCACGGTTCTGTGTACTACGCGTTCCAGAACCAGAACATGATCGGCAAGAACGAGCAGGATGTTAAGTACCAGGGCTTCGACCGCACCTGGACGGGCGGTGCAACGTTCGGTGGTCCGATCATCAAGGACAAGCTGTTCTTCTTCGGTTTGGTCGAAAAGAGCACCCAGATCGGCGCGGGTAGCCCGTTCGGTCCGGAAGATTCCAATGCCGGCACCAAGATCAAGGGCCTGACCACCGCGCAGGTGGATCAGATCCGTCAGATCGCCAGGCAGGTCGGTATTACCCAGGACCTGGGTTCGATCGGCGGCGGCAATTCCAACCTGACCGACAAGCGTTACCTCGGCAAGATCGACTGGAACATCGCCGACAACCATCGCGCCAGTTTTACCTATAGCCAGACCAAGGAAAACAAGCCGATCATCACCGGCAGCACGACCAAGCTGGTGCTGTCGAGCGGCTGGTACAAGACCTCGGTCAACAACAAGAGCTACGCGCTGCATTTCTACGACGATTGGAACGATACGTTCTCGTCCGATACCACGGTCTCGTATGCGGACTTCAAGCAGAACCGCGACCCGTACAACGGCGTGGACATGCCTGACATTACCGTCTATCCGGTAAATTTCAGCGGTCCTGCTGTCGAGTTCGGCACGGAGTTCTCCACCCAGGCCAACGTGCTCCAGGTGAAAACCTTGAACGCGGCTTGGGCCGGCACGCTGTTCCTCGGCGAGCACAATGTGAAGTTCGGTGTCGATTTCGAGAAGGACAAGTACTACAACCTATTCCTGCAGGGTGCCTTCGGTAGCTACACCTTCGAAGACCTCAACAACGGCGCCACCACCGGCTTGCAGAACTTTGCCAGCGGCAACTACTGGCGATACACCTATAACCGTCCCGCCAACGGTCTGTCGCTTGGCGATGTCGCTGCGCGTTACAGCCTGAACCAGTGGGGCGTGTTCCTGCAGGATACCTGGCAGGTCACCAACAACCTGTCGTTGCAGTACGGCGTGCGTGTCGACATCCCGTTGATGGACGACAAGCCGTTGTACAACGCTAAGTACGCCAGCACATTTGGCGGCACGAATCAGACCACGATCAATGGCAACCGCGTCATCCAGCCGCGCTTGTCGTTCAACTACAACTTCGACACCGAGCACATGACTCAGCTGCGCGGCGGCGCGGGTCTGTTCGTGACGAACCAGCCGGGCGTGTGGTTGGGCAATATCTTCTCCAACTCCGGTGTGACGCAGACGCAGTACACCTGCGGTCCGACACAGGCTGCGCCCTGCAATACGGTGGCGACGATGCCTCCGTTCAGCCCGGATGCGCATAACCAGCCTGATGGCCGCACCAACGGTGGCCAGATGACGGTCAATACCATTTCGCCGGGCTGGCGCATTCCCACTGCTTGGAAGGTCAGCCTGGGCATCGACAAGGAGCTGCCGTGGTGGGGCTTGGTCGCCACCGCCGACTGGCTGCATATCGACGCACGCGATGCAGTGTGGTTCCAGAACTTCAACCTCGGTGCGCCGGTGCGCACGCTGCCTGATGGCCGCGCTTCGTACTATCGTTTGCCGAACGATCCGAACTACAAGGCCCCGGCCGGTCAGCCATCGCAGTCGCCGCGCGCCAACGCCAATACCGGATTCTCCGGCTCGAACATCAACCTGGACAACACCGGCAAGGGCAAGTCGGACAGCATCTCGCTGTCGTTGAAGAAGGCCTTCTCGAACGACTGGTCGGGCATGGTCGGCTTCACCTGGAGCCGTGCGACGGAAGTGAATCCGGGTACGTCCTCGGTGGCGAACTCGAACTACTCCAACAACTACGTCTACAACTCCAACGAGAACGTCGCCAGCCCGTCCAACTACTCGATCCCGCGTCGCGTGATCGCTTCGTTGAACTGGCAGCACGCGTTCTTCGGCGACTACGTCACCTCGGCCAGCCTGTTCTACGACGGTCACTCGGCCGCTCCGTACAGCTGGGCCTTCGGCAACGACGCCAATGGCGACGGCTATAGCAACGACCTGGTCTATATCCCGCGCCCGGGTGAAGTCGAGTTCCGTCCGGGCACGTCGCAGGCGACGATCAATCAGTTCTATGAGTACATCCAGAAGAACGACTACCTGCGCGACCACCAGGGCCAGGTGGCCCAGCGCAACGGTGACCGAGCTGGCTGGATCAACCAGATCGACCTGAGCTTCAGCCAGGAAATCCCGGGCCTGTTCAAGGGCAACAAGGGCGTGATCAAGCTGGACGTCTACAACTTCACGAACCTGCTGAACAAGAAGTGGGGTATCGAGAAGCGTGTGAACTTCCCGGGTGGTCGCTTCCTGGCCGACTACTACGGTATCGATCCGGCCACCGGCAAGTACATCTACAACATCGATTGCACCGGCAAGCCGGCTTCCTGTGCCAACTACATCCAGGGCGGCAAGTACTCGCCCAAGGAAGTTCCGACCTATATCAACAACAACGACGACCTGGCCCAGCGCTGGTCCGTCCTGTTGACGGTGAAGTACACCTTCTAA
- a CDS encoding GspH/FimT family pseudopilin encodes MTTVEMVVALAVMAVLTCAAIPSFAALVSRERLTAAQTELMTSLRYAREQASRSGRRTIVCPSRDGQHCEVTVQWEDGWIAGYAERDAGTHRIQGEPWHASSGHANLSIASSQGRRSVVFRATGYASGSNIGILLCDRKRAELALQVFVSNSGRIRGARATAEAAETCRNEE; translated from the coding sequence ATGACCACGGTCGAAATGGTCGTCGCATTGGCTGTGATGGCCGTCCTGACCTGCGCCGCGATACCTTCCTTTGCCGCACTTGTATCGCGAGAGCGGCTGACTGCGGCACAAACCGAGCTCATGACCAGCCTGCGTTATGCACGAGAACAGGCCAGCCGCAGCGGCCGGCGAACCATCGTCTGTCCCAGCCGAGATGGCCAGCACTGCGAGGTCACCGTGCAGTGGGAAGATGGTTGGATCGCAGGCTATGCCGAGCGGGATGCCGGTACCCATCGAATCCAAGGGGAGCCTTGGCATGCAAGCTCGGGGCATGCCAACCTAAGTATCGCCAGCTCACAGGGGCGCCGTTCGGTCGTATTCCGCGCGACGGGCTACGCAAGCGGCAGCAATATCGGCATCCTGCTTTGCGATCGAAAGCGAGCCGAACTGGCTTTGCAGGTCTTTGTCTCAAACTCAGGCCGCATTCGCGGCGCCCGAGCTACGGCCGAAGCAGCCGAGACTTGCCGCAACGAAGAATGA
- a CDS encoding lysophospholipid acyltransferase family protein, whose product MLSIEQTLTERLPWLAQHPKIRRPMAGMLGRLADEAGFNRTMEHCAAFEGFDYVERALDVLGTSYRINPRERENIPLEGGVLIVANHPLGMLDALALLQMVGSVRSDVRILANDWLTMIPQLNKLLLPVDVFGKGATSRLRDVYRALDRGEALIVFPAGEVSRMGPAGVRDGRWSDGFARLALRTKVPVLPVHVAARNSAMFYGVSMLAKPLSTAMLPREAVSRMKRRIAFSVGKLIDAEELNERSGGSPEQAAKLMRRHVYRIGRRRGLIFGGQAPLAHPEPTERIVAELAAQAEKLADLNDGKQILLFKGAADSAVLREIGRLRELTFRKVGEGTGARRDLDAYDPHYEHLVLWDPKALHVVGSYRFGHGGRLIGERGMAGLYTSSLFHYSPALESRLAQGLELGRSFIAPAYWRSRALDQLWQGIGLYLQRHPELRYLFGPVSMSVNLPREAREWIAAAYQHYFGVSGLASARQPFVVSQDVIDLVRHALEGLDSTAGLGKLKHHLDALGVSLPVLYRQYVDLVEPEGVQFLGFGEDPGFSGCVDGLVMLDLDNLKPAKRARYLGKAAE is encoded by the coding sequence ATGCTCAGCATTGAACAGACACTTACAGAACGTCTGCCCTGGCTGGCCCAGCATCCCAAAATCCGTCGCCCCATGGCAGGCATGTTGGGTCGCTTGGCTGACGAAGCCGGGTTTAACCGGACCATGGAACACTGCGCGGCGTTCGAGGGCTTCGACTATGTCGAGCGTGCCCTGGACGTGCTTGGCACCAGTTACCGGATCAATCCACGCGAGCGCGAGAACATCCCGCTCGAAGGCGGCGTGCTTATCGTTGCCAATCACCCGCTGGGCATGCTCGATGCCCTGGCGCTGTTGCAGATGGTCGGCTCGGTACGCAGCGATGTGCGCATCCTGGCCAACGACTGGCTGACCATGATTCCGCAGCTGAACAAGCTGCTGCTGCCGGTCGACGTGTTCGGCAAGGGCGCCACGTCGCGCCTGCGGGACGTCTATCGCGCCCTGGATCGCGGCGAAGCCTTGATCGTGTTCCCGGCGGGCGAAGTGTCGCGCATGGGGCCGGCGGGCGTGCGTGACGGACGTTGGTCCGATGGATTCGCGCGCCTGGCGCTGCGCACCAAGGTGCCGGTGTTGCCGGTCCATGTGGCCGCGCGCAATTCGGCCATGTTCTATGGCGTGTCGATGCTGGCCAAGCCGCTCAGCACGGCGATGCTGCCGCGCGAAGCGGTGTCGCGCATGAAGCGCCGTATCGCCTTCAGCGTGGGCAAGTTGATCGACGCGGAAGAATTGAACGAGCGCAGCGGCGGTTCGCCCGAACAAGCCGCCAAGCTGATGCGTCGCCATGTGTATCGCATTGGTCGCCGCCGTGGCCTGATCTTCGGTGGCCAGGCGCCGCTGGCGCATCCGGAGCCTACGGAGCGTATCGTCGCCGAGTTGGCGGCTCAGGCTGAAAAGCTGGCCGATCTCAACGATGGCAAGCAGATCCTGCTATTCAAGGGTGCGGCCGACAGCGCCGTACTGCGCGAGATCGGCCGCCTGCGCGAGCTGACCTTCCGCAAGGTGGGCGAGGGTACCGGCGCACGCCGCGACCTCGACGCGTACGACCCGCATTACGAGCACCTGGTGCTGTGGGATCCGAAGGCCCTGCACGTCGTGGGTTCGTATCGTTTCGGTCACGGTGGTCGCCTGATTGGCGAACGCGGCATGGCCGGGCTTTATACGTCCAGCCTGTTCCATTACTCGCCGGCACTGGAATCGCGCCTGGCGCAGGGCCTGGAACTGGGACGCAGCTTTATCGCGCCGGCCTATTGGCGCTCGCGTGCGCTCGACCAGTTGTGGCAGGGCATCGGCCTGTACCTGCAGCGCCATCCGGAGCTGCGCTACCTGTTCGGCCCGGTCAGCATGTCGGTCAACCTGCCGCGCGAGGCGCGCGAGTGGATTGCCGCGGCCTATCAGCATTACTTCGGCGTATCCGGGCTGGCTTCGGCGCGCCAGCCGTTCGTGGTATCGCAGGACGTCATCGACCTGGTGCGCCACGCGCTCGAGGGCCTGGACTCCACCGCTGGCCTGGGCAAGCTCAAGCATCATCTGGATGCGCTGGGTGTGAGCCTGCCTGTGCTGTATCGCCAGTATGTCGACCTGGTCGAACCCGAAGGCGTGCAGTTCCTTGGCTTCGGCGAAGACCCGGGCTTCTCGGGCTGCGTGGACGGCCTGGTCATGCTGGACCTGGACAACCTCAAACCAGCCAAGCGCGCACGTTATCTCGGCAAGGCGGCGGAATAA
- a CDS encoding cupin domain-containing protein: MFAQPSGAADAVSETLLKTTKSWDGALYKAYPSGQPEVTVLRIYIPPHSTLAWHYHPVINAAYVLSGELTVQRRDNGQQQAIRAGQVLPEMVDNAHRGFTGDQSATLIVFYAGASGTSITVPITVTATH, translated from the coding sequence ATGTTTGCGCAGCCGAGCGGGGCGGCGGATGCCGTATCGGAAACGTTGCTGAAAACGACGAAATCCTGGGATGGAGCGCTCTACAAGGCCTATCCCTCGGGGCAGCCGGAGGTTACTGTGCTGCGAATCTATATTCCGCCGCACAGCACCCTGGCCTGGCACTACCATCCAGTGATCAACGCTGCCTATGTACTGAGTGGCGAGTTGACGGTTCAGCGTCGTGACAACGGTCAGCAGCAGGCGATTCGTGCGGGCCAGGTCCTGCCTGAAATGGTCGACAACGCGCACCGCGGCTTTACCGGCGACCAATCGGCCACCTTGATCGTTTTTTATGCGGGTGCCTCGGGCACGAGTATTACTGTGCCGATCACGGTGACTGCGACACACTAG
- the ppnN gene encoding nucleotide 5'-monophosphate nucleosidase PpnN: MNAVQAGKAGRAGTVSARISPAGGLDILSRNEVARLRNASGSGMHMLLRRCALAVLTSGSMSDDPRGILEQFPDFDIQVLQQDRGIKIELSNAPAQAFVDGQIIRGINELLVAVVRDIVYVSTQLEQGGFDLDDTVGLTHAVFEILRNARILKPQIDPNLVVCWGGHSISRDEYEYTKQVGYQLGLRGADICTGCGPGAMKGPMKGATIAHAKQRRKHNRYIGITEPGIIAAESPNPIVNNLVIMPDIEKRLEAFVRISHGIIVFPGGVGTAEEILYLLGILLHPDNAGIPFPLIFTGPKQSAAYFEQIDRFLRLTLGDEVAQHYQIIVDDPAAVARAMVRGIEKVRNYRLDNKDAFFFNWSLSIPFAFQVPFRPTHEAMRSLAIRRDRPRHELAADLRRAFSGIVAGNVKEEGIRAIEQEGPFQIDGEADIMRALDELLKAFVVQHRMKLPGGTAYVPCYKVLAS; encoded by the coding sequence ATGAATGCAGTACAAGCCGGCAAGGCCGGTCGGGCCGGTACCGTCAGCGCGCGTATTTCGCCCGCCGGTGGCCTGGATATTCTTTCCCGCAACGAAGTGGCGCGCCTGCGCAATGCCAGCGGTTCGGGCATGCACATGCTGCTGCGCCGCTGCGCGCTGGCGGTGTTGACCTCGGGCAGCATGAGCGACGACCCGCGTGGCATTCTCGAGCAGTTCCCGGATTTCGACATCCAGGTGCTGCAGCAGGACCGCGGCATCAAGATCGAGCTGTCGAATGCGCCGGCACAGGCGTTTGTCGACGGCCAGATCATCCGCGGTATCAACGAGCTGCTGGTGGCCGTGGTACGCGATATCGTCTACGTGTCGACGCAGCTGGAGCAGGGCGGTTTCGACCTCGACGATACCGTGGGCCTGACCCATGCCGTGTTCGAGATCCTGCGTAATGCGCGCATTCTCAAGCCGCAGATCGATCCGAACCTGGTGGTGTGCTGGGGCGGTCATTCGATCTCGCGCGACGAATACGAATACACCAAGCAGGTGGGCTATCAGCTCGGCCTGCGCGGCGCCGACATCTGCACGGGTTGCGGCCCGGGCGCGATGAAGGGGCCGATGAAGGGCGCGACGATCGCGCACGCCAAGCAGCGCCGCAAGCACAATCGCTATATCGGCATCACCGAGCCGGGCATCATCGCTGCCGAGTCGCCGAACCCGATCGTCAACAACCTGGTGATCATGCCGGACATCGAGAAGCGCCTCGAAGCCTTCGTGCGCATCTCCCACGGCATCATCGTGTTCCCCGGCGGCGTGGGCACGGCGGAAGAAATCCTCTATCTGCTGGGTATCCTGTTGCATCCGGACAACGCCGGCATTCCGTTCCCGCTGATCTTTACCGGCCCCAAGCAGTCCGCCGCGTATTTCGAGCAGATCGACCGCTTCCTGCGCCTGACCCTGGGCGACGAGGTGGCGCAGCACTACCAGATCATCGTCGACGACCCGGCCGCGGTAGCGCGGGCGATGGTGCGTGGCATCGAGAAGGTGCGCAATTACCGTCTCGACAACAAGGACGCGTTCTTCTTCAACTGGTCCTTGAGCATCCCGTTTGCCTTCCAGGTGCCGTTCCGTCCGACCCACGAAGCCATGCGCTCGCTGGCGATCCGCCGCGACCGGCCGCGTCACGAGCTGGCCGCGGACCTGCGACGTGCCTTTTCCGGCATCGTGGCCGGCAATGTGAAGGAAGAGGGCATCCGCGCCATCGAGCAGGAAGGCCCGTTCCAGATCGACGGCGAAGCTGACATCATGCGCGCGCTGGACGAGCTGCTGAAGGCTTTCGTCGTTCAGCATCGCATGAAGCTTCCTGGTGGTACGGCCTATGTGCCGTGCTACAAGGTGCTGGCCAGCTGA
- a CDS encoding TonB-dependent receptor: protein MAIAVVFAMSASMAVAQDAADQNTQSGRKPAVGTVAAQRGNANASSTSNTTNDNATLRSVQQLSAVQVSADSLSLGGGLMSVQTAPKAVSTITRDAIVKAGPGSNFTQLISTIPGVNSSTDDVTGLSDGNYSIRGFQSNEIGVTVNGAPINDSGSYAVFASEYGDSENVGDITVLQGTPDLDMPDAGAAGGHIAWATIDPSHKAGVDITESYGSHDYHRTFVRLNTGDLGPVRSWISFSDNKVDKWRGAGDLEIRKVDGKALWTIDDNNSVSASLQYNRETRDQYRFLTKAQEQSNYFLDWDETYKPKSNDTNYYGLHLNNFTNYMFSLDGEFKLADSLRLSVVPYFQYGDGGSGGGSSFFAETTNVTQNQNENAHQDLNQDGAIVTGPNGKKALVYSFSKSTTYRPGILFKFNQDLSMNNSLEYGLWYERTRQEQGEPYSTANYLTGTPDNVWGDSNYVYYPNGQIQSLYNEFTKTENEKVFVTDTWTPTDQWTFQLGAAYLHAERSGFAYEYPGNQGGFNPPGFGGNFDRDYHKVTPALGIKYQIDENNQLFYGVGETYRAPQNTSVSLNLVTGRPSNKPEQSWNNDLGWRFYNDTFSASAEIYRANFSNRVVNGFDQDTGESYSTQIGRVKQQGFDAEASIKFLTNFKLYGSYTYTQSKLESNFNAGDDGIYPTIGKDMINAPRNIGHLVLSYDNGPFWASLGASFHGSFYGDFMNTEKNGGYTTFNFNTGYHFDDFSTWFRSPYIKLNFANITDKHALTYATNSATLAKGTIRDVDGVKLFTTTPTYSLLEPRTFMITVGASFF, encoded by the coding sequence ATGGCAATCGCCGTTGTCTTCGCTATGTCCGCCAGCATGGCGGTGGCTCAGGATGCTGCCGATCAAAATACGCAGAGCGGTCGCAAGCCGGCTGTCGGCACGGTTGCCGCTCAGCGTGGCAACGCCAATGCGTCGAGCACCTCCAACACCACCAACGACAACGCCACGCTGCGTAGCGTGCAGCAGCTCAGTGCGGTGCAGGTCAGTGCCGATTCGCTGTCGCTCGGCGGTGGCCTGATGTCGGTGCAGACGGCGCCCAAGGCGGTGTCGACGATTACCCGCGATGCCATCGTCAAGGCGGGCCCCGGCAGCAACTTCACCCAGCTGATCTCGACCATTCCGGGCGTGAACTCGTCGACCGACGACGTCACCGGCCTGTCGGACGGCAACTACTCGATCCGCGGCTTCCAGTCGAACGAAATCGGCGTGACGGTCAACGGCGCGCCCATCAACGACTCCGGCAGCTACGCCGTGTTCGCCAGCGAATACGGCGACTCGGAAAACGTCGGCGACATCACCGTGCTGCAGGGCACGCCGGACCTGGACATGCCCGATGCGGGCGCCGCCGGTGGCCACATTGCCTGGGCAACGATCGATCCGTCGCACAAGGCCGGCGTGGACATCACCGAGTCCTACGGCTCGCATGATTACCACCGCACGTTTGTTCGTCTGAACACTGGCGACCTCGGTCCGGTGCGCTCGTGGATCTCGTTCTCGGACAACAAGGTCGACAAGTGGCGCGGTGCGGGCGACCTGGAAATCCGCAAGGTCGACGGCAAGGCACTGTGGACGATCGATGACAACAACTCGGTCAGCGCCTCGCTGCAGTACAACCGCGAAACCCGCGACCAGTATCGTTTCTTGACCAAGGCTCAGGAGCAGAGCAACTACTTCCTGGACTGGGACGAAACCTACAAGCCGAAGTCGAACGATACGAACTACTACGGCCTGCACCTCAACAATTTCACCAACTACATGTTCAGCCTGGACGGCGAGTTCAAGCTGGCTGACAGCCTGCGCCTGTCGGTGGTCCCGTACTTCCAGTACGGCGACGGCGGTTCGGGCGGCGGCAGCAGCTTCTTCGCCGAAACCACCAATGTCACGCAGAACCAGAACGAGAATGCGCACCAGGATCTGAACCAGGACGGCGCGATCGTCACCGGCCCGAATGGCAAGAAGGCGCTGGTTTACTCCTTCAGCAAGAGCACCACTTACCGCCCGGGCATCCTGTTCAAGTTCAACCAGGACTTGAGCATGAACAACAGCCTCGAGTACGGCCTGTGGTATGAGCGCACTCGCCAGGAGCAGGGCGAACCGTACAGCACGGCCAATTACCTGACCGGCACGCCGGACAACGTCTGGGGCGATTCGAACTACGTTTACTACCCCAACGGCCAGATCCAGTCGCTGTACAACGAATTCACCAAGACCGAAAACGAAAAGGTCTTCGTTACCGACACCTGGACCCCGACCGACCAGTGGACCTTCCAGTTGGGCGCGGCGTACCTGCATGCCGAGCGTTCGGGTTTTGCGTATGAGTACCCGGGCAACCAGGGTGGCTTCAATCCGCCGGGCTTCGGTGGCAACTTCGACCGCGATTACCACAAGGTCACGCCGGCGCTGGGCATCAAGTACCAGATCGACGAGAACAACCAGCTGTTCTACGGCGTGGGCGAAACCTACCGCGCACCGCAGAACACTTCGGTGTCGCTGAACCTGGTTACCGGCCGCCCGTCGAACAAGCCCGAGCAGTCGTGGAACAACGATCTGGGCTGGCGCTTCTATAACGACACGTTCTCGGCCAGCGCCGAGATCTACCGCGCCAACTTCAGCAACCGCGTGGTCAACGGCTTCGACCAGGATACCGGCGAGAGCTACTCGACCCAGATCGGCCGCGTGAAGCAGCAGGGTTTCGATGCCGAAGCCAGCATCAAGTTCCTCACGAACTTCAAGCTGTACGGTTCGTACACCTACACGCAGTCCAAGCTCGAGAGCAACTTCAACGCTGGTGACGACGGTATCTACCCGACCATCGGCAAGGACATGATCAATGCGCCGCGCAACATCGGTCACCTGGTCCTGAGCTACGACAACGGTCCGTTCTGGGCCAGCCTTGGTGCGAGCTTCCACGGTTCGTTCTACGGCGACTTCATGAACACGGAGAAGAACGGTGGCTACACCACCTTCAACTTCAACACCGGTTACCACTTCGACGACTTCTCGACCTGGTTCCGCAGCCCGTACATCAAGCTCAACTTCGCCAACATCACCGACAAGCATGCGCTGACGTATGCGACCAACTCGGCGACGCTGGCCAAGGGCACGATCCGCGACGTCGATGGCGTCAAGCTGTTCACCACCACGCCGACGTACTCGCTGCTTGAGCCGCGCACGTTCATGATCACCGTGGGCGCTTCGTTCTTCTAA